Below is a genomic region from Paenibacillus rhizovicinus.
GAACGTTCTGCTGGCCAAGAGCAGCGGCGTCGAGGTGAACCGCGGCATCGTGGTGAACGACTTCATGCAAACGAACGTTGCGAATATTCACGCCGTCGGCGAGTGCGCGGAACACCGCGGCATGGTTTATGGATTAGTGGCGCCGCTGTACGAGCAAGGCGCGGTTCTGGCCAAAAGGCTGGCCGGCGCGGAGAGCGGCGGTTACCACGGGTCGGTGCTGTCGACGAAGCTCAAGGTGTCCGGCGTGAACGTATTCTCGGCCGGCCGCTTCGCCGAACAGCCGGGGACGAAATCGCTCCGCGTTCAGGATGATTTGGACGGCGTCTATAAGAAGGTGGTGTTCGAGAACGGCAAGGTCGTCGGCGCGGTGCTGTTCGGCGATACGAGCGACAGCTCCAAGCTGTTCTCGGCCATCCGCAGCGGCAAGGATTACACCGGTTCGGAGAGGGAGGTCCTGTTCGGCCCTGCCGGCAGCGGCGGGGGCGGCAAAGGCGGTGCGAGCACGGCGGATCTCGTCACGGCCATGAGCGGCGACGAAATCGTCTGCGGCTGCAACGGCGTGACGAAGGATGATCTCGCCCATGCGATTACCGAGAAGGGATGCGCCAGCGTTGCCGACCTGAAAGCCTGCACGAAGGCATCCGGCGGCTGCGGCGGCTGCAAGCCGCTCGTGGAAGCGATCCTGACCGCGACGCTCGGCGCCGATCAAGTGGCCCAAGCGAAGGAAGGAATCTGCGGCTGTACGACGCTGTCCCGCGACGAAGTGGTCGACGCCATTCGGAAGATGCGGCTGACGACGACGAAGGAAGTCATGCACGTGCTGGATTGGCATCATCCGGAGGGCTGCTCCAAATGCCGCCCCGCGCTCAATTATTACCTCGGCATGGCGTTCCCGGAAGAGCACGAGGATGAGCAGGAATCGCGCTTCGTCAACGAACGCAACCACGCCAATATCCAGAAGGACGGCACGTATTCCGTCGTACCGCGCATCTACGGCGGCGTGACGACGCCGGAGGATCTGATGAAGATCGCCACGGTCGCGGAGAAGTACCGGGTGCCGCTCGTCAAATTCACCGGCGGCCAGCGGATCGACCTGCTCGGCGTGAAGAAAGAAGACCTGCCGGGCATGTGGAAGGATCTCGACATGCCATCCGGCTATGCGTACGGCAAGTCGCTGCGCACGGTCAAAACCTGCGTCGGCAACACGTTCTGCCGCTTCGGCACCCAGGATGCCATTAAGATGGGCGTCGATCTGGAGAAGAAATTCGAACGCTTGAACACGCCGCACAAAGTGAAGCTGGCCGTGTCCGGCTGCCCGCGCAACTGCGCGGAGGCGACGATCAAGGATCTTGGCGTCGTCGCCATCGACGGCGGCTGGGAGATCTACGTCGCCGGCAACGGCGGTACCCGCGTCCGCGCGGCGGATCTGCTGACCAAGGTCAAGACGGAGGAAGAAGTGCTCGGCTGGACCGGCGCTTACTTGCAGTACTACCGCGAAACGGCGAATTATCTGGAGCGCACGAGCGAATGGTCGCTGCGCGTCGGGCTGGACGCGATCAAGCGGGCGCTCGAGAAGCAGGAGGATCGCGATGCGCTGAACGCGCGCATTGATAAAACGTTAGAGCTGACGAAGGACCCATGGAAGGAAATCATCGAGAGCGACAGTTTGCGCAGCGCGTTCGAGACGCTGACATCGCCGGCAGGGTCGTAGGCGGTTAGCGGGCAGTGGCAAGGCAAGCAATCAGTTAATATTGCATACCACGACTATAGAGATAACGCTGCCGCCCTGGCGGCAGCGTAAAGGAGCGGAAGAGCGATGGGCAAAGTGATTGTAGGTCATATTTCCGAATTTCCCGAGCGTTCGGGCCGGGTGTTCCGGATGGGCAGTCTGGAGCTGGCGCTGTTCAAGCTGTCCGACGGCACGGTCAAGGCGATCGAGAACCGGTGTCCGCATAAGCACGGCAAGCTGTCCGAAGGAATCGTGTGCGACCATCATGTGTATTGTCCCCTGCATGATTGGAAGATCGATCTGCATGACGGGATCGTGCAGGCGCCGGATCAAGGCTGCGTGAATGCGTACCGGGTCGAGGTGGACGGCGACGGCGAAGTGATTCTGTTCCTGGAGGACGGCTTGGAAGCGAAAGTATCCTAGGGAGCGCAGGCGCAAGTGAGCATGATGCATCATCACGGCTTCAATAGAGCGGAATCAAGATAGGAGGCGGCGACAATGACGGCAGCGCGACTGGAAGGGAAAGTCATAGCGGTAACGGGACCGCGCAAGGCGGACGATTTCGGCAAACTGGTGGCCAAATTCGGCGGGACGGCGGTGTCTCGCCCGGTGCAGGGTCAAGTTTACTTGGATGAAACGACGATCGAGGAACAGCTGCGCGCATTGATCGCTCATCCGGCGGATTGGCTCCTGCTGACGACCGGCACAGGCACGGAAGCGCTGCTCGAATCGGCAGAAAGGCTCGGACTTCTTATGGCGTTCCTCGCCGCGCTCGGCCGAATGCGGATTGCGGCCCGCGGCTACAAAACAGTGGCGGCGCTGCGCAGGTTCGGCCTGGCGCCGGATGCGCGCGACGACGACGGCACGACGGCCGGCCTGCTTCGCGCGATGGAGCATTGCGACCTTGCCGGGCGGCGGGTCGCGCTCCAGCTGTACGGCGATCCCGCCCCGCGCATCATTAGCGAGCTCGAAGCCCGGGGCGCCGTCTGCGAAGAACTGCTCCCGTACCGTCATCTGCCTCCCGAGGACGGCGACGTCGGCCGGCTGGTCGATGAGATCGTCGGCGGCGAGGTGGATGCCGTCGCCTTCACGAGCACGGCGCAGGTCCGCTGCGTCATGGGCTGGGCGGCCGAACGCGGCAAGCTGGAAGCGGTAAGGGAGGCGTTCGCTGGCCGAGTGCTCGCGGCAGCCGTCGGCAAACTGTCGGCGGAGGCGCTGCATGAGGAAGGCGTGGAACGGGTGCTGTTCCCGGAGGAAGAACGGATGGGCAGCATGGTGGTGGCGATCGGCAAGTTTTTCGCCGTATCCGAAGAAGACGTCGCTTAAGGAGGGAACGGGCATGAGCCGCAGCGGAAAAGTTTACTTAACGGGCGCGGGACCGGGCGACCCCAAGCTGATCACCGTGGGCGGCTTGGAGAGCATCCGCCGGGCGGACGTCATTATATACGACAGGCTCGTATCCGAAGCGCTGCTGAAGGAAGCGCGCAAGGATGCGGAGCTGCTCTACGTCGGCAAAGCCTCCGGTCATCATACGATGAAGCAAGACGAGATTAATGCGCTTATCGCCGCGCATGCGCAGCGCGGACTCACGGTGACCCGCCTGAAGGGCGGCGATCCGTTCGTGTTCGGCCGCGGCGGCGAAGAGGCGGCTTATCTATCCGAGCGAGGCATTCCGTTCGAAATCATCCCCGGCATTTCATCCTGCATCGCCGCGCCGGCGTATGCCGGCATTCCGGTCACGCAGCGCCAGCTTGCGGCTTCGTTCGCCGTCATCACGGGCCACGAGTGCGCGGACAAAGACGGCGCATGCGTGGATTGGGCGTGGGCGGCCGGCGCGGAAACGCTCGTCATTCTGATGGGGCTGCAGCAGCTGCCCGAAATCGTGGAACAGCTGCTCGGGAACGGCAAGCCGCCGGCCACGCCGATCGCGCTGATCCAGAACGGCACATGGGAGGAGCAGCGGGTGGTCGTCGGCACGCTGAAGACGATTATGTCGATGCCGGAGACGGCGCAGCTTCGCAGTCCGGCCGCCATCGTCATCGGCCCGGTCGTCGGCATGCGGGACAAGCTGCAATGGCGGCCGGTCGAAGCCTTATTGCAAAATTAATATTTATTTTCCGAGAATCGGCCCTATTGCCGAAACCCTAGGATTGCGAACGGATTGACGTCTGAAGCGCTTACCTTTATACGAGGTTGGCGTTTTTTACATGCGCGGAATTTGTCGAACTGCCCATTGACACATCAAAATGCCGCTATATAATAAGGGTAATCAACTCGCAACACGAAACGCGAACGTCCTCGTCCGATTATTTAACAAAATTAAATAATGATATTAAGAAATAACATTAATTAATTGAGGAGGCGAAAAGGTGAAGTCATTCCTGCCAAACGACATTAAAGACGAGAACCGTAAGATCGTCTTCGATATCTTGATGCAGCATCCGGAATTGGCCAAGGTGGAAATTACGGAGAAGACGGCCATGAGCTTCGTCACTGTCAGTAAAATCGTCAATTACTTCGAGCAAATCGGCTTGTTGACGGCAACGGGCGAAAGCCGCGAAGGCGCCGGCGGGCTCGGACGGAAACGAACCGTCTACCGCTTTAACGAAAACAGCTACGTCACGATCGGCATACAGACGATCGGCAAGCAAATGACGGCGCTGCTCGTTAATTTGTACGGCAAGATCATCGATTCCTATCCGGTCGAAACGCCGATTCCGTTCTACAGCGAGCAGTTCGCCGCGGTGTTCGACGAAATCATCGCGCGGATGAGGAAGAAGGCCG
It encodes:
- the nirB gene encoding nitrite reductase large subunit NirB gives rise to the protein MKKKLVMIGNGMAGVSFVEQLLKLNPSGYEISIIGAEPHPNYNRIMLSSVLAGDASMNDIILNDWHWYRDNGIRLLAGQEAVAVDTAQRSVTTSAGERLQYDDLVFATGSLPFMLPLPGADKAGVIAFRDIKDCETMIETAKRYRKAVVIGGGLLGLEAARGLINLNMEVSVVHIHGYLMEKQLDETASRMLQAELERQGMKFLLAKQSDAILGEERVTGIAFKDGTREDADLIVMAVGIRPNVLLAKSSGVEVNRGIVVNDFMQTNVANIHAVGECAEHRGMVYGLVAPLYEQGAVLAKRLAGAESGGYHGSVLSTKLKVSGVNVFSAGRFAEQPGTKSLRVQDDLDGVYKKVVFENGKVVGAVLFGDTSDSSKLFSAIRSGKDYTGSEREVLFGPAGSGGGGKGGASTADLVTAMSGDEIVCGCNGVTKDDLAHAITEKGCASVADLKACTKASGGCGGCKPLVEAILTATLGADQVAQAKEGICGCTTLSRDEVVDAIRKMRLTTTKEVMHVLDWHHPEGCSKCRPALNYYLGMAFPEEHEDEQESRFVNERNHANIQKDGTYSVVPRIYGGVTTPEDLMKIATVAEKYRVPLVKFTGGQRIDLLGVKKEDLPGMWKDLDMPSGYAYGKSLRTVKTCVGNTFCRFGTQDAIKMGVDLEKKFERLNTPHKVKLAVSGCPRNCAEATIKDLGVVAIDGGWEIYVAGNGGTRVRAADLLTKVKTEEEVLGWTGAYLQYYRETANYLERTSEWSLRVGLDAIKRALEKQEDRDALNARIDKTLELTKDPWKEIIESDSLRSAFETLTSPAGS
- the nirD gene encoding nitrite reductase small subunit NirD, whose amino-acid sequence is MGKVIVGHISEFPERSGRVFRMGSLELALFKLSDGTVKAIENRCPHKHGKLSEGIVCDHHVYCPLHDWKIDLHDGIVQAPDQGCVNAYRVEVDGDGEVILFLEDGLEAKVS
- a CDS encoding uroporphyrinogen-III synthase, encoding MTAARLEGKVIAVTGPRKADDFGKLVAKFGGTAVSRPVQGQVYLDETTIEEQLRALIAHPADWLLLTTGTGTEALLESAERLGLLMAFLAALGRMRIAARGYKTVAALRRFGLAPDARDDDGTTAGLLRAMEHCDLAGRRVALQLYGDPAPRIISELEARGAVCEELLPYRHLPPEDGDVGRLVDEIVGGEVDAVAFTSTAQVRCVMGWAAERGKLEAVREAFAGRVLAAAVGKLSAEALHEEGVERVLFPEEERMGSMVVAIGKFFAVSEEDVA
- the cobA gene encoding uroporphyrinogen-III C-methyltransferase, producing MSRSGKVYLTGAGPGDPKLITVGGLESIRRADVIIYDRLVSEALLKEARKDAELLYVGKASGHHTMKQDEINALIAAHAQRGLTVTRLKGGDPFVFGRGGEEAAYLSERGIPFEIIPGISSCIAAPAYAGIPVTQRQLAASFAVITGHECADKDGACVDWAWAAGAETLVILMGLQQLPEIVEQLLGNGKPPATPIALIQNGTWEEQRVVVGTLKTIMSMPETAQLRSPAAIVIGPVVGMRDKLQWRPVEALLQN